Proteins encoded within one genomic window of Dromaius novaehollandiae isolate bDroNov1 chromosome 7, bDroNov1.hap1, whole genome shotgun sequence:
- the FKBP7 gene encoding peptidyl-prolyl cis-trans isomerase FKBP7 has product MGRGLGLLLLSQALGLLAAAARGEGGGAAAAEEVRIEVLHVPEQCGPRSKKGDLLNAHYDGYLASDGSRFYCSRTQNEGHPKWFVLGVGQVIKGLDIAMMNMCPGEKRKVTIPPSLAYGQQGYAQGKIPPNATLIFEIELYAVNKGPRSVEAFNQIDKDSDKKLSQLEISQYLKEEFARDGKKRHPSVHDEILADIFKKNDHDGDGFISAKEYNVYQHDEL; this is encoded by the exons ATGGGCCGCGGGCTGGGCCTGCTGCTCCTGTCGCAGGCGCTGGGCCtgctggcggccgcggcgcggggcgagggcggcggggccgccgcggcggaggAGGTGAGGATAGAGGTGCTGCACGTCCCCGAGCAGTGCGGCCCGCGGAGCAAGAAGGGCGACCTGCTGAACGCGCACTACGACGGGTACCTGGCCAGCGACGGCTCCAGGTTCTACTGCAG tcggACGCAAAATGAAGGTCACCCAAAATGGTTCGTTCTGGGTGTTGGACAAGTCATAAAAGGGTTAGATATTGCTATGATGAATATGTGTCCTGGAGAAAAACGGAAGGTGACCATTCCTCCATCATTAGCATATGGACAGCAAGGAtacg cACAGGGCAAGATTCCACCCAATGCAACATTGATCTTTGAGATTGAACTTTATGCAGTAAATAAGGGACCACGCAGTGTTGAAGCATTTAATCAAATAGACAAGGACAGTGACAAGAAGCTCTCTCAACTTGAG ataaGCCAGTATTTGAAGGAAGAATTTGCAAGAGATGGCAAAAAACGTCATCCCTCAGTCCATGATGAAATCTTAGCTGATATATTCAAGAAGAATGACCATGATGGAGATGGTTTCATATCAGCAAAAGAGTACAATGTCTATCAGCATGATGAACTCTAA